Proteins from one Paracoccus aminovorans genomic window:
- a CDS encoding ABC transporter substrate-binding protein encodes MIKKTLLAAALATLATGAFAQDSLRIGVEGAYPPFSFKQPDGSLAGFDIDIAKALCTQMQRNCELVEQEWDGMIPALKAKKFDAIISSMSITEERKRQIDFSEKYYKTPARVVAPKDSGLEGTAEGLAGKRLGVQRGSTHQCYAEAHFPDAELVLYGTQDEVFRDLSLGRIDAQLSDSLIAQESFLSEPEGANYAFLPGDHTDVDCYGEGVGIAVRKSDDELRDTFSAAIKAIRDNGTYKTINDKYFPFDIYGGRPEGM; translated from the coding sequence ATGATCAAGAAAACCCTTCTCGCCGCCGCCCTCGCGACCCTCGCCACCGGCGCATTCGCCCAGGATAGCCTGCGCATCGGGGTCGAAGGCGCCTATCCGCCCTTTTCGTTCAAACAGCCCGATGGCAGCCTTGCCGGCTTTGACATCGACATTGCCAAGGCGCTTTGCACGCAGATGCAGCGTAACTGCGAGCTTGTCGAACAGGAATGGGACGGTATGATCCCGGCGCTGAAGGCGAAAAAATTCGACGCCATCATTTCCTCGATGTCGATCACCGAGGAGCGCAAGCGCCAGATCGACTTTTCGGAAAAATACTACAAGACGCCGGCCCGCGTCGTGGCGCCCAAGGACTCGGGCCTTGAAGGCACAGCCGAGGGTCTGGCGGGCAAGCGGTTGGGCGTGCAGCGCGGTTCCACCCATCAATGCTACGCCGAGGCGCATTTCCCCGATGCCGAGCTTGTCCTTTACGGCACCCAGGACGAGGTGTTCCGCGACCTGTCGCTTGGCCGCATCGACGCACAACTGTCGGATTCTCTGATCGCGCAAGAAAGCTTCCTCTCCGAGCCCGAGGGCGCGAACTACGCCTTCCTGCCCGGTGATCACACCGATGTCGACTGCTATGGCGAGGGCGTGGGCATCGCCGTGCGCAAGAGCGATGACGAATTGCGCGACACCTTCAGCGCGGCGATCAAGGCGATCCGGGACAACGGCACCTACAAGACCATCAACGACAAGTATTTCCCCTTCGACATCTACGGTGGTCGTCCCGAGGGCATGTAA
- a CDS encoding ABC transporter ATP-binding protein, with amino-acid sequence MTEPALRIENIRKSFGDHEVLKGISMTAEKGDVVAILGASGSGKSTFLRCINLLETPNDGTVWLKGEEMRMTTRHGTRRPADLRQVERMRSRLAMVFQGFNLWSHMTVLENITEGPVHVLGTPRREAQEKATALLAKVGLADRADYYPAHLSGGQQQRVAIARALAMEPDVMLFDEPTSALDPELVGEVLAVMRALANEGRTMLVVTHEMAFARDVSTRTVFLHQGQVCEEGAPGELFRNPQTEQFRAFLSRMN; translated from the coding sequence ATGACCGAACCCGCCCTGCGTATAGAGAACATCCGCAAGAGCTTTGGCGACCACGAAGTCCTGAAAGGCATCTCCATGACCGCCGAAAAGGGCGACGTGGTGGCGATCCTCGGTGCCTCGGGGTCGGGCAAAAGCACCTTCCTGCGTTGCATCAACTTGCTGGAGACGCCGAACGACGGGACCGTCTGGCTGAAGGGCGAGGAGATGCGCATGACCACCCGCCACGGCACCCGCCGCCCTGCCGATCTGCGCCAGGTCGAACGGATGCGGTCAAGGCTGGCGATGGTGTTCCAAGGCTTCAACCTATGGTCGCACATGACCGTGCTGGAAAACATCACCGAAGGCCCGGTGCATGTTCTGGGCACCCCTCGGCGCGAGGCACAGGAAAAAGCGACGGCCCTGCTGGCCAAAGTCGGACTGGCTGACCGCGCCGACTATTACCCCGCGCATCTCTCCGGCGGCCAGCAGCAGCGCGTGGCCATTGCCCGCGCGCTTGCGATGGAACCGGACGTGATGCTGTTCGACGAGCCGACCTCGGCGCTTGACCCGGAACTGGTGGGTGAGGTTCTGGCCGTGATGCGTGCCCTGGCCAACGAAGGTCGCACCATGCTGGTCGTCACGCATGAGATGGCCTTTGCCCGCGATGTCTCGACCCGGACCGTTTTCCTGCATCAGGGGCAGGTCTGCGAAGAGGGCGCGCCCGGCGAACTGTTCCGCAATCCACAGACCGAGCAATTCCGGGCCTTCCTGTCCCGGATGAACTGA
- the rocF gene encoding arginase, protein MSGNTCILIGAGLDCGKRRRGCSMGPEAYRVAGLAATLAELGWRVEDRGDVPGPKAPPPSPDGQVHASAETAEWTRLLADAARAAMPDGFPIFMGGDHALSLGTVAGLADHAAAQRRPLFVLWLDAHPDIHSPDTTASGNLHGTPIGYVTGQPGFDEFPPMANPVPPKNICFIGLRSVDAPERAAIQSAGMRAIDMRQIDERGIAAPLAEFIEQVRAANGMLHLSLDVDFLDPAIAPAVGTTVPGGTTFREAHLAMEMLHDSNLVTSLDLVELNPFLDERGRTASLMVDLTASLFGRRVFDRPTRSFS, encoded by the coding sequence ATGAGCGGCAACACCTGCATCCTGATCGGCGCGGGACTGGATTGCGGCAAGCGCCGCCGCGGCTGCTCCATGGGTCCCGAAGCCTATCGCGTGGCGGGACTGGCCGCGACACTTGCCGAACTCGGCTGGCGGGTCGAGGATCGCGGCGACGTGCCCGGTCCCAAGGCGCCGCCGCCATCTCCTGACGGTCAGGTTCATGCCAGCGCGGAAACCGCCGAATGGACGCGCTTGCTAGCCGATGCCGCGCGCGCGGCAATGCCGGATGGCTTCCCGATCTTCATGGGCGGTGATCATGCGCTGTCCTTGGGCACCGTCGCTGGCCTGGCCGATCATGCGGCGGCCCAGCGTCGGCCACTGTTCGTCTTGTGGCTGGACGCCCATCCCGACATCCACAGCCCGGATACGACCGCGTCGGGCAACCTGCATGGCACGCCCATCGGCTATGTCACCGGACAGCCCGGTTTCGACGAGTTTCCGCCCATGGCGAACCCGGTCCCGCCGAAGAACATCTGCTTCATCGGCCTGCGTTCGGTGGACGCGCCCGAACGCGCGGCGATCCAGTCGGCGGGGATGCGCGCCATCGACATGCGCCAGATCGACGAACGCGGCATCGCCGCGCCGCTGGCCGAGTTCATCGAGCAGGTGCGCGCCGCCAACGGCATGCTGCACCTGTCGCTGGACGTCGATTTCCTGGACCCAGCCATCGCTCCCGCTGTGGGCACTACCGTTCCGGGCGGAACCACCTTCCGCGAGGCGCATCTGGCGATGGAAATGCTGCATGACAGCAACCTCGTCACCTCGCTGGACCTTGTCGAGTTGAACCCGTTTCTGGACGAACGTGGGCGCACCGCTTCGCTCATGGTCGATCTGACCGCCTCGCTGTTCGGCCGCCGCGTCTTTGATCGTCCAACCCGCAGCTTTTCCTGA
- a CDS encoding ABC transporter permease codes for MDLPLIVQNLDRFLHGVWVTLGLTFLSLAFGGAMAVPLAIARASRHRVLNPLIWAYTYVFRGTPLLVQTYLLYYGAGQFQFVRDSWLWGPVLSQAWWCALIAFTLNTCAYTTELLRGAVMDTPKGEVEAAIATGMSPRGRLRRIVLPSAFRRAIPAYSNEVIFMLHGSVVASTITLQDILGVGRWLNGRYYLAYEGLITAAVLYFIIVFAITRVFRWLERRYLRHLERRRDAVVRNIAPPMGVK; via the coding sequence CTGGACCTGCCGCTGATCGTCCAGAACCTCGACCGCTTCCTGCACGGGGTCTGGGTCACGCTGGGCTTGACCTTCCTGTCGCTGGCGTTTGGCGGCGCGATGGCGGTGCCGCTTGCAATCGCCCGCGCATCGCGCCACCGGGTGCTGAATCCTCTGATCTGGGCATATACCTACGTCTTCCGAGGCACGCCGCTGCTGGTGCAGACCTATCTGCTGTATTACGGCGCGGGCCAGTTCCAGTTCGTCCGCGACAGCTGGCTGTGGGGCCCGGTGCTCTCGCAGGCCTGGTGGTGCGCGCTGATCGCCTTCACGCTGAACACCTGTGCCTACACGACCGAGCTGTTGCGCGGGGCCGTCATGGACACCCCCAAGGGCGAGGTCGAGGCAGCCATCGCCACCGGCATGTCGCCGCGTGGGCGGCTGCGCCGGATCGTGTTGCCCTCGGCCTTTCGACGCGCCATTCCGGCCTATTCCAACGAGGTGATCTTCATGCTGCACGGCTCGGTCGTGGCCAGCACCATCACCTTGCAGGACATCCTAGGGGTCGGTCGCTGGCTGAACGGGCGCTATTATCTGGCCTATGAGGGCCTGATTACTGCGGCCGTCCTTTATTTCATCATCGTCTTCGCGATCACGCGGGTCTTTCGCTGGCTTGAGCGGCGCTATCTGCGCCATCTGGAACGCCGCCGGGATGCCGTCGTCCGCAATATCGCACCACCCATGGGGGTCAAATGA
- a CDS encoding RidA family protein gives MIERFHTNARMSRIVRHNGTVYLCGQVGEGASVAEQARDCLARVDALLAESGSSRRDILHATVWLAHMSDYDAMNAVWDEWMPEGCAPARACGEARLAGSDLLVEVIVTAAVSAAVSA, from the coding sequence ATGATCGAACGCTTCCACACCAACGCCCGGATGAGCCGCATCGTCCGTCACAACGGCACCGTTTACCTCTGCGGCCAAGTCGGCGAAGGCGCGAGTGTCGCCGAGCAGGCCCGCGACTGCCTGGCGCGGGTCGATGCCCTGCTGGCCGAGTCCGGTTCCTCGCGCCGCGATATCCTGCATGCGACCGTCTGGCTGGCGCATATGTCGGACTATGACGCGATGAATGCGGTCTGGGACGAATGGATGCCCGAAGGCTGCGCCCCCGCGCGCGCCTGCGGCGAGGCGCGGCTGGCCGGATCGGACCTACTGGTCGAAGTCATCGTGACGGCAGCGGTATCGGCGGCGGTGTCGGCATGA
- a CDS encoding ornithine cyclodeaminase produces the protein MPAPNPSELAFIRFVSVENMMRLVHSIGVETVLKDLARYIEDDFRRWELFDKTPRVAAHSKEGVIELMPTSDGVSYGFKYVNGHPQNTKSGLQTVTAFGLLARVDTGYPELLTEMTLLTALRTAATSAMVARHLAPKDATTMAMIGNGAQSEFQALAMRAICGIERLRLFDIDPAATAKLMRNLSELGFDLTACKTGQEAILGAQVITTCTADKQYATILTDNMIGAGVHVNAIGGDCPGKTELHGDILRRSDVFVEYTPQTRIEGEIQQMPDDFPVTEMWQVIAGTVPGRTSERQITLFDGVGFAIEDFSALRYVRDRLEGTDFFQSLDIIADPDDPRDLFGMLNRAGGRSAGVQRDGAML, from the coding sequence ATGCCTGCCCCCAATCCCTCTGAACTGGCCTTCATCCGCTTCGTCAGCGTCGAAAACATGATGCGGCTGGTCCACAGCATCGGCGTCGAGACCGTGCTGAAAGATCTTGCCCGCTATATCGAAGACGACTTCCGTCGCTGGGAACTGTTCGACAAGACCCCGCGCGTGGCCGCCCACTCCAAGGAAGGCGTGATCGAACTGATGCCCACGTCGGACGGGGTCAGCTACGGGTTCAAATACGTCAACGGCCATCCCCAGAACACGAAATCGGGTTTGCAGACGGTTACAGCCTTTGGTCTGCTGGCGCGGGTCGATACCGGCTATCCCGAACTGCTGACGGAAATGACGCTGCTGACCGCACTGCGCACCGCCGCGACAAGTGCCATGGTCGCCCGCCATCTGGCGCCGAAGGACGCCACCACTATGGCCATGATCGGCAACGGCGCCCAGTCCGAGTTCCAGGCTCTGGCCATGCGCGCCATCTGCGGTATCGAACGGCTGCGCCTTTTCGACATCGACCCGGCCGCGACGGCGAAACTGATGCGCAACCTGTCCGAGTTGGGCTTTGATCTGACCGCCTGCAAGACCGGACAAGAAGCTATCCTTGGCGCGCAGGTCATCACCACCTGCACCGCCGACAAGCAATACGCGACAATCCTGACCGATAACATGATCGGCGCGGGTGTCCACGTCAACGCCATCGGCGGAGACTGCCCCGGCAAGACCGAGTTGCACGGCGACATCCTGCGCCGGTCCGACGTCTTCGTGGAATACACCCCCCAGACCCGGATCGAGGGTGAGATCCAGCAGATGCCCGACGATTTTCCTGTGACCGAGATGTGGCAGGTCATCGCCGGCACGGTGCCCGGCCGCACCTCGGAGCGTCAGATCACCCTATTCGACGGCGTGGGCTTTGCCATCGAGGACTTCTCGGCGCTTCGCTATGTGCGCGACCGGCTGGAGGGAACCGACTTCTTTCAGAGCCTCGATATCATCGCCGACCCCGACGATCCGCGCGACCTGTTCGGCATGCTCAATCGTGCCGGCGGCCGGTCCGCCGGAGTGCAGCGCGATGGCGCCATGCTTTGA
- a CDS encoding ABC transporter permease: MELLVEYRGQLLAGLVTTVQLALASLVLSVTLGLLGAWAKLSANRAANALAGAYTTVVRGVPDLVLIMLVFFGGQVTVNAIGSATGLWDYVEISQFVAGALTIGVIFGAYFTETFRGAILAIPRGQIEAGISTGMSRPLVFRRIIWPQMVRYALPGFGNNWLVQLKTTALVSVIGLQDLVYNAFSAGRSTGALFTFMAAAFVIYLALTALSDLGLRALERHYSRGVARA, from the coding sequence ATGGAACTACTTGTCGAATATCGCGGACAGCTTCTGGCCGGGCTCGTCACCACGGTCCAGCTTGCTCTGGCCTCGCTGGTGCTGTCCGTGACCCTGGGGCTTTTGGGCGCCTGGGCCAAGCTGTCGGCCAACCGTGCGGCCAATGCCCTGGCGGGCGCCTATACCACCGTAGTGCGCGGCGTGCCCGATCTGGTCCTGATCATGCTGGTCTTCTTCGGCGGCCAGGTCACGGTCAACGCCATCGGGTCGGCCACCGGCCTGTGGGACTATGTCGAGATCAGCCAGTTCGTCGCCGGCGCGCTGACCATCGGGGTGATCTTCGGCGCCTATTTCACCGAAACCTTTCGCGGCGCCATTCTGGCCATCCCGCGCGGGCAAATCGAGGCGGGTATCAGCACCGGCATGTCGCGCCCGCTGGTCTTTCGCCGGATCATCTGGCCGCAGATGGTGCGCTATGCCTTGCCGGGTTTCGGCAACAACTGGCTGGTGCAGCTGAAAACCACGGCGCTGGTCTCGGTGATCGGGTTGCAGGATCTGGTTTATAATGCGTTCTCGGCGGGGCGCTCGACCGGGGCGCTGTTCACCTTCATGGCGGCTGCCTTCGTCATCTATCTGGCGCTGACGGCCCTTTCTGATCTGGGGCTACGTGCGCTGGAACGCCATTACAGCCGCGGCGTGGCGAGGGCGTGA